The following are encoded together in the candidate division WOR-3 bacterium genome:
- a CDS encoding roadblock/LC7 domain-containing protein codes for MGNIILLTESEKRIENYLEEILIKTGAQQIFLAAKSGEVLVFSGAKPKKKLDSITALLVGAFNATEKLAELINETYFTQFFIKGKKWNVLYHNIESQFLLVALFKEETLLGPVRVLLEELVPKLKEELAISKKEKPFKFEKLDGEKLMEELFKK; via the coding sequence ATGGGTAATATTATACTTCTAACGGAAAGTGAAAAAAGAATTGAAAATTATCTCGAAGAAATACTAATTAAAACAGGAGCACAACAAATCTTTCTTGCAGCGAAAAGTGGAGAAGTTCTTGTTTTTTCTGGAGCCAAACCAAAGAAAAAATTGGATTCAATAACAGCTCTTCTTGTTGGAGCTTTTAATGCAACGGAGAAATTAGCCGAGCTTATTAATGAAACCTATTTCACCCAATTCTTTATAAAAGGGAAAAAATGGAATGTTTTGTATCATAATATTGAATCTCAGTTTTTATTGGTGGCTTTATTTAAAGAAGAAACGCTTTTAGGACCAGTAAGAGTGCTTTTAGAGGAACTTGTTCCTAAATTAAAAGAAGAATTGGCTATCTCTAAAAAAGAAAAACCTTTTAAATTTGAGAAATTAGATGGGGAAAAGTTGATGGAAGAGTTATTCAAAAAATGA